cccagacgaacttgcacaaagctctaccaccagtggagtgtttttattgataatatgatGTAATGATATGCATTTTATCGAAAAGTATATTGTtcgttaaaaaattgtaaaagtaacagcttgcAAATGTAGTCttcacaagcgtagccttcgtgttttagttgatgatTGCACGTCACAATTCTAGTAtttagtgaatgctggcgtcccccagggatctgtgctatcttccacactctttcttttgcatatcaatgatatgctctctcttgggaacatacactgctatgcagacgatagtacagcgcatggtggataccacggacgcgcagtggctgggtgaGCGGAAATTGAAGAGAGGCGAGGGAATATTGTCATtaaactcgataggacgttagaacttatcgccaaatggggttctgataatcttgttgagtttaatgccaagaaaacacaggtatgcgctcttccagcgaaaaagtcaccattttcccctcttccctccctctgtggcactccgctggtgatacaaaatCGCCATGGTGGAgattgacgttcgctgtgactttttagtccaagggattacatcgaggctgttatagcttcacggaaactcggagttctgaacaaggtgcagTGTTTTTTCACGTCATAACAACTGtacctgttgtacaaaacacaggtacggtcttgcgttgattattgctcgcacctttgggatggctccgcttagtacctactggaggccttgggtcggttgcagcgacgtgcggtccgcattattggcgacgtaatggtcacaaacaccctcgagcctttacaattacgtccagagatagcagcgctgagcgctttctaattttattctctctaatttctgcttctcccttccttccttcataagtctacgcgtgctggctctcaatgtcaccgcctaactgtgacatctaTTCCATAGCGCACAgataaatttggcaactcctttctttgtcgcacttccaaaaaatggaattccttgcCAGCTTCAAGTGTTCCCCTCCTCCTcctctgtactggccgtcgtcgcgtttggactctactaccacttaccatcagttgaaGTAGTCATTCGACCTcccgaaaatatataaaaaaaaagtgtcacACTGGAGGGCTAGagaaaaggagaggaggttATTCCATTAGGCTGCTTCAATATAAGTTGGTGGATATAATATATGAGGTACATTTTCATATGACATATGTTTTCTTGACGgccaagcaggagatgaattataaacacaaattaagcaaattcaACGACTCTTACCTGTCACCTGCAATACATTATTAGTAAGTTAGGTCATAAGTCTTTGGATAGTCTCAACTAATGTCGGCGAAACAAAgactaaacattttattaattacatttgtaatgtaagtctttttaaaatattatcctgtttatatactatacattaaaataataagaataattgtTATCACCTGTAAACAATGAACCGTGGTTGATGTGATGGCAGGATATCCTGTAGCTCTTCAAGCTCCACATTATCAAGTTCCTCGTCCACTTCCAATGCTTGTTTCTCTCTGTTTacctaaataataatctttaattaaaaagaaacaataaaatactgaTAAGGTTTAATGTTATCATTAGCGATAAACATTCACATCGATGATTAACTGCTGGCAATTTTACTTTCATCTCTAAATGGAATTATTTTTGAGAACGAATCCTTACAAAAATTAACGAGTTTAAACGTCTTAAAatgctataaattatttttttcattattctaaTTATACTATCACGCAGCAAATTACTTTTGTAAGACATTTTGTGAGATGAAAATACATTGTaacttttcaaaaataataaatagttacctTTAGTATCAACGCAGAATTTGTTGTGTGTTTTTGAAATCGGAACTTTTTTAATACGTCCTTAACTTCATCGCCAATATCACAAACGTTCACGTTTTGACCAGacatcttttaatatttaaaaataatagagatAAAAATTAGTTTACAAATTGCGGAAACTCCACCTAAACTAAAACTATTCATGCGTCAACAATATAATATCTGACAGGCGGCAGCTGAAGCTGATTAGCAGATAATAAACTTGCTAGTGtcaaatattcttattactgtttataatcaaatatcGTATATTAAGATGTCCATAAAACTAGTTCTATAGTTAtagtttactattaaaaatataataaggtaaATCGAAATAAAATCGCAATTATTAATCATTACTTATCAAAGTCCCACAATTTGCAAAAacaggttttatatattttttagatttagaAAGACTACGTGAATTaactcaataatattaaatgaactaCTTAAagctatttacaaaatataattatattcgatTATTATCGTTTGAAATAATGGATAATTCTAAGCTTAAgtatgttttatgta
The nucleotide sequence above comes from Nymphalis io chromosome 27, ilAglIoxx1.1, whole genome shotgun sequence. Encoded proteins:
- the LOC126778936 gene encoding glia maturation factor beta, whose amino-acid sequence is MSGQNVNVCDIGDEVKDVLKKFRFQKHTTNSALILKVNREKQALEVDEELDNVELEELQDILPSHQPRFIVYSYKLEHSDGRTSFPMCFIFYTPRDAHMELQVMYAGTQRALAAAVGAPRLLEVREIDELTSEWLIEKLRK